The Calliphora vicina chromosome 3, idCalVici1.1, whole genome shotgun sequence genome contains a region encoding:
- the LOC135954350 gene encoding uncharacterized protein LOC135954350 yields MLKFNLDPEFGQIDETSVGAIGVLQTQEDCSGMLRIWDGSMREPPICKDLNCMTETNPVHPSLQQYAHNTTNVIARYCRGTVPRTCDRANINETYARPCTVSESYVSSGDSITLELKNTESTVLRPLEFKLKYEFIDLHQDGLPMGGGELDCNRKFVSNLMDRKDPAIFRSVRNIFLFGRGGTRNLKCVYKFEGMRGERVRIKLRKVTTMNRHCMSRVDEDINRSFCYGDTSVKVEIFERPYHDTILLPRGCLCNSSNSSHLPVEYTSTSRDVEVHFTAYNMTTLDDPDALNFEGMFEFIKGPTNCKDGRRKFGPSGTIDMTFGDMECRTRPWLIEPSNGNKFLYIRLKAIFLRKYNPKKSMNTTIVGTSSYRCETKARAVLTTAEGLTITACPLAPDSKAYEYVEIFSAGWNERPNFAIANRSKAISVEFLRPENGDFSFNWMELIPGPTLSIAEECQYKCSELNACVNVSVWCDGIQHCPSGDDETFLQCSAIMKLPTEILATLCLIIVLFCCAFAAFAYKKIKRKLRGSSVLQTRLKSLSSMDTAVLDEKEVIC; encoded by the exons ATgctcaaatttaatttagatcCGGAATTTGGCCAAATTGATGAAACATCGGTGGGTGCTATTGGGGTGTTGCAGACTCAGGAGGATTGTAGTGGTATGCTGCGCATATGGGATGGTTCTATGAGGGAGCCTCCTATATGCAAGGATTTAAATTG cATGACAGAAACCAATCCTGTACATCCATCTCTACAACAATATGCCCACAATACCACCAATGTCATAGCGAGATATTGCCGAGGAACAGTGCCCCGAACCTGTGATCGGGCAAATATAAATGAAACTTATGCCCGACCCTGTACAGTATCCGAGAGTTATGTCTCCAGTGGAGACTCAATAACGTTGGAATTAAAAAACACCGAATCAACAGTATTAAg ACCTTTAGAATTCAAACTGAAATATGAATTCATCGATTTGCATCAGGATGGTTTGCCCATGGGTGGCGGCGAACTCGACTGTAATCGTAAATTTGTTAGCAATCTAATGGATCGCAAAGATCCTGCAATTTTTCGCAGTGTACGCAATATATTTCTATTCGGTCGTGGAGGCACACGCAATCTGAAGTGCGTTTATAAATTTGAGGGCATGAGGGGTGAACGAGTGCGTATAAAATTACGCAAAGTAACCACCATGAATAGGCATTGTATGTCACGTGTGGACGAGGACATAAACAGGTCATTCTGTTATGGTGATACCAGTGTTAAGGTTGAG ATATTTGAACGTCCATACCATGACACAATATTATTGCCACGCGGTTGCCTTTGTAATTCATCGAACTCATCACATTTACCAGTTGAATACACATCGACAAGTCGTGACGTTGAAGTTCATTTTACCGCCTACAATATGACAACTTTGGATGATCCAGATGCATTGAATTTTGAGGGAATGTTTGAGTTCATCAAAGGACCAACGAATTGTAAAGATGGTCGTAGGAAATTTGGTCCCAGCGGCACCATTGATATGACATTCGGAGAT ATGGAATGTCGCACTCGCCCTTGGCTTATTGAACCTTCGAATGGTAATAAATTCTTGTACATACGTTTGAAAGCCATTTTCCTGCGCAAATACAATCCCAAAAAGTCCATGAATACGACAATAGTGGGCACTAGTTCGTATCGTTGTGAGACTAAGGCCAGAGCTGTGCTAACTACAGCGGAAG GTTTAACAATCACAGCATGCCCATTGGCACCTGATTCAAAGGCCTACGAATATGTGGAGATTTTCAGTGCTGGCTGGAATGAGCGTCCTAATTTTGCCATTGCAAATCGTTCAAAAGCCATTAGTGTAGAGTTCCTAAGACCAGAGAATGGTGACTTTTCATTTAATTGGATGGAATTGATACCAGGACCAACACTCAGTATAGCAG AAGAATGCCAGTATAAATGCTCGGAGTTGAATGCCTGTGTTAATGTTAGTGTCTGGTGCGATGGCATACAGCATTGTCCCTCAGGCGATGATGAAACATTCCTGCAATGCTCGGCCATTATGAAATTACCTACTGAAATATTGGCAACATTGTGTTTGATTATTGTACTATTCTGTTGTGCATTTGCAGCGTTTGCCTACAa gaaaatcaaaagaaaattaagagGCTCATCGGTGTTGCAGACACGTTTAAAGTCTTTAAGCTCCATGGATACGGCTGTTTTGGATGAGAAGGAAGTGATTTGCTGA